One Myotis daubentonii chromosome 3, mMyoDau2.1, whole genome shotgun sequence genomic window carries:
- the TAF12 gene encoding transcription initiation factor TFIID subunit 12 isoform X1, whose product MAASHFTGLTAVADVIKDLDTQIALIGLGPHTSRKKQDLDKLYELKSKARQIMNQFGPSALINLSNFSSIKPEPASTPPQGSMANSTTVVKIPGTPGSGGRLSPENNQVLTKKKLQDLVREVDPNEQLDEDVEEMLLQIADDFIESVVTAACQLARHRKSSTLEVKDVQLHLERQWNMWIPGFGSEEIRPYKKACTTEAHKQRMALIRKTTKK is encoded by the exons ATGGCTGCCTCTCATTTCACCGGGCTCACAGCTGTTGCTGATGTAATTAAAGATCTAGACACTCAGATAGCT TTGATTGGTCTTGGTCCTCATACCTCCAGGAAGAAACAGGATCTCGATAAGCTCTATGAGCTGAAGTCCAAAGCTCGGCAGATTATGAACCAGTTTGGCCCCTCAGCCCTCATCAACCTGTCCAATTTCTCATCCATAAAACCGGAACCAGCCAGCACCCCTCCACAAGGCTCCATGGCCAATAGCACTACAGTAGTAAAGATACCAGGCACGCCTGGGTCTGGAGGGCGTCTCAGCCCTGAAAACAATCAG GTGTTGACCAAGAAGAAATTACAAGACTTAGTAAGAGAAGTGGATCCTAATGAGCAATTGGATGAAGATGTAGAGGAG ATGCTGCTGCAGATTGCTGATGATTTTATCGAGAGTGTAGTGACAGCAGCCTGCCAGCTTGCTCGGCATCGCAAGTCCAGCACCCTGGAGGTGAAGGACGTCCAGCTGCACCTAG AGCGCCAGTGGAATATGTGGATCCCAGGATTTGGCTCTGAAGAAATCCGACCCTACAAAAAAGCTTGCACCACAGAGGCTCACAAACAG aGAATGGCATTGATCCGGAAAACAACCAAGAAATAA
- the TAF12 gene encoding transcription initiation factor TFIID subunit 12 isoform X2 has translation MNQFGPSALINLSNFSSIKPEPASTPPQGSMANSTTVVKIPGTPGSGGRLSPENNQVLTKKKLQDLVREVDPNEQLDEDVEEMLLQIADDFIESVVTAACQLARHRKSSTLEVKDVQLHLERQWNMWIPGFGSEEIRPYKKACTTEAHKQRMALIRKTTKK, from the exons ATGAACCAGTTTGGCCCCTCAGCCCTCATCAACCTGTCCAATTTCTCATCCATAAAACCGGAACCAGCCAGCACCCCTCCACAAGGCTCCATGGCCAATAGCACTACAGTAGTAAAGATACCAGGCACGCCTGGGTCTGGAGGGCGTCTCAGCCCTGAAAACAATCAG GTGTTGACCAAGAAGAAATTACAAGACTTAGTAAGAGAAGTGGATCCTAATGAGCAATTGGATGAAGATGTAGAGGAG ATGCTGCTGCAGATTGCTGATGATTTTATCGAGAGTGTAGTGACAGCAGCCTGCCAGCTTGCTCGGCATCGCAAGTCCAGCACCCTGGAGGTGAAGGACGTCCAGCTGCACCTAG AGCGCCAGTGGAATATGTGGATCCCAGGATTTGGCTCTGAAGAAATCCGACCCTACAAAAAAGCTTGCACCACAGAGGCTCACAAACAG aGAATGGCATTGATCCGGAAAACAACCAAGAAATAA